One Anthonomus grandis grandis chromosome 13, icAntGran1.3, whole genome shotgun sequence DNA segment encodes these proteins:
- the LOC126744245 gene encoding electroneutral sodium bicarbonate exchanger 1 isoform X1, which translates to MDQHDDEAPKDPRAEKEKHQSFDEKDFEGHRAHTVFVGVHVPTQRRHSHKHKKHHHRTSDGDKSASEEERPRVLVSRRRGLSISEDGEICTPPSQRVQFILGEDLGDEKHESHPLFSEMEELFVDGDEMEWKETARWIKFEEDVEEGGNRWSKPHVATLSLHSLFELRSLILNGTVILDMDASSIEQIADLVIDNMVNNNKLDFTKREKVKEALLKRHRHQHQRHKHGLPFIRSLQEIGRNHSTSKSCFTCVSVPTKKKRPRNNIEKNGSNSLVSVEEQSLSEQSGKPDFGKFLNVPGQGHEKPVRILKSASNVSISRNTSSSDLSNDLPQHNLAFMKKIPPGAEASNILVGEVDFLEKPLSAFIRLNTAQVLGDLTEVPVPTRFMFILLGPTNSTSGYHEIGRAMATLMSDEVFHEVAYKARNRGHLLAGVDEFLDAVTVLPPGEWDPAIRIEPPAAVPSQDNRKKPPEKVPEDFDEEEEEQKLREESGLARTGVLFGGLKNDLKRKIPWYWSDFKDAIALQCVASWIFLYFACLSPIITFGGLLAEATGKHMAAMESLVAGFVCGMGYGFFSGQPLTILGSTGPVLVFETIVYDFCTRMDWDYMSFRFWIGTWITVILLILVAIDASALVCYITRFTEENFATLIAFIFIYKAVENVLLIGKNFPINTSGSLNFSFECSCLVNDSVQVEHPEIANWTSFNKTICNKLNGTLVGYGCTNPPYAPDVFLMSILLFIGTFLLSVELKDFKNALFFPSKVRQFISDFAVIIAIVSMTLLDFWSNIPTPKLQVPHEFKPTLPSRGWIIPPFGRNPFYSIILALAPALLGTILIFMDQQITCVIVNRKEFKLKKGCGYHLDLFVLAILIQICSVMGLPWFVAATVLSINHVNSLKLESECAAPGEKPQFLGVREQRVTHILIFLTIGLSVFLTPMLGHIPMPVLFGVFLYMGVSSLKGLQFFERILIMFMPNKYQPDYMFLRQVPIKRVHLFTLIQLACLICLWSIKSFSSTSILFPLMLVVMIGIRKSLDWIFTRRELKILDDLMPEVTRRHQLLKDQKDVEDPCPEQNLLNDNLKIPLANGKIMNIPISAINISEEVNKTGIWKQVNDGNVKSKPKTMPKKLSPRKVSRLRKTKPTKKDAELNKKLEKKLSIMNEEEDEDEGITMKCENKSLIRYRKDLSNLKNGHTTESHV; encoded by the exons ATGGATCAGCATGACGATGAAGCACCGAAGGACCCAAGGGCCGAAAAGGAGAAACACCAATCGTTCGATGAAAAAGACTTCGAAG gGCATAGAGCTCATACGGTTTTCGTTGGGGTGCACGTACCTACCCAGCGGAGGCACTCGCATAAACATAAGAAGCATCACCATAGGACTTCTGATGGTGATAAATCAGCTTCTGAGGAAGAAAGACCAA GGGTATTAGTATCCAGAAGAAGAGGACTTAGTATCTCCGAGGACGGGGAGATAT GTACTCCGCCCTCCCAGAGGGTCCAGTTTATTTTGGGGGAGGATTTGGGCGACGAGAAGCACGAAAGTCACCCCTTGTTCTCTGAAATGGAGGAACTCTTTGTGGATGGGGATGAAATGGAATGGAAAGAGACCGCTAGATGGATCAAGTTTGAGGAAGATGTAGAAGAag GTGGAAATCGTTGGTCTAAACCGCACGTAGCCACCCTCTCCCTACACTCCCTATTCGAACTTCGCAGCTTAATCCTGAACGGAACGGTCATTTTGGATATGGATGCCTCATCCATAGAACAAATTGCCGATTTAGTCATCGATAATATGGTTAATAATAACAA ATTAGATTTTACCAAGAGGGAAAAAGTGAAAGAGGCTCTCCTGAAACGTCACAGACATCAGCACCAGAGGCATAAGCACGGATTGCCGTTCATCAGGTCTTTACAGGAAATCGGAAGGAATCACTCCACGTCAAAGA GCTGTTTCACTTGCGTTAGTGTACCAACAAAGAAAAAGAGACCGAgaaataacattgaaaaaaatGGGTCTAATAGTTTAGTTTCAG TTGAAGAACAGAGCCTTTCCGAACAGTCAGGCAAACCGGACTTTGGAAAATTCCTAAATGTCCCCGGACAGg GTCATGAGAAGCCCGTAAGGATCCTAAAAAGTGCCAGTAACGTATCGATCAGTAGGAACACGAGCAGTTCGGACCTATCCAATGACCTCCCGCAGCACAATTTGGCATTTATGAAGAAAATTCCTCCAGGAGCTGAAGCGAGCAATATCCTGGTAGGAGAGgtggattttctggaaaagcCTTTGTCGGCCTTTATAAGGCTCAATACGGCACAAGTACTCGGAGACCTCACTGAAGTACCAGTACCCACTagatttatgtttatattattggGGCCCACCAATTCCACCTCAG GATATCACGAAATCGGTAGGGCGATGGCCACCCTAATGTCAGATGAGGTATTCCATGAAGTGGCATACAAGGCGAGAAATCGAGGTCATTTGTTAGCGGGCGTGGACGAGTTCCTGGATGCGGTAACGGTACTGCCTCCAGGCGAGTGGGATCCCGCCATAAGGATAGAACCACCCGCGGCGGTACCCTCGCAGGACAATAGAAAAAAACCACCCGAAAAGGTGCCCGAAGATTTCGACGAGGAAGAGGAGGAGCAGAAGTTAAG GGAGGAATCTGGACTGGCCAGGACTGGCGTACTTTTTGGGGGACTTAAGAACGACCTTAAAAGGAAAATCCCTTGGTACTGGTCGGATTTTAAGGATGCGATCGCCTTACAGTGCGTTGCCAGctggatatttttatattttgcttgTTTATCGCCGATTATTACTTTTGGCGGACTCTTGGCGGAAGCAACAG GCAAACATATGGCGGCAATGGAATCCCTTGTAGCCGGCTTCGTATGCGGAATGGGTTATGGATTCTTTTCAGGACAACCTTTAACCATTCTAGGCTCGACAG GTCCAGTCTTAGTATTCGAAACAATAGTCTACGACTTTTGCACCAGAATGGACTGGGACTACATGAGTTTCCGGTTCTGGATAGGAACCTGGATAACGGTGATCTTATTGATCCTGGTGGCGATCGATGCGAGTGCCCTCGTCTGTTACATCACCCGATTCACCGAGGAGAACTTCGCCACTTTGATCgcttttattttcatttataaagcGGTGGAGAACGTGTTACTGATCGGGAAGAATTTCCCGATAAACACCTCTGGATcgttgaatttttcttttgaatgtTCTTGTCTGGTTAACGATTCGGTGCAGGTGGAACATCCGGAAATTGCCAACTGGACCTcgtttaataaaactatttgcAAT aaattaaATGGGACTTTGGTGGGTTATGGATGTACTAATCCCCCATACGCCCCGGACGTGTTTTTGATGTCAATTCTGCTATTTATCGGTACGTTTTTGTTGTCGGTGGAGCTTAAGGATTTTAAGAATGCCCTATTTTTTCCCTCGAAG gttcGTCAATTTATAAGCGACTTCGCAGTGATCATAGCAATAGTTTCCATGACTTTATTGGACTTTTGGTCCAACATACCCACTCCTAAACTGCAAGTACCACACGAATTTAAACCAACTTTACCGAGCAGAGGGTGGATTATACCCCCGTTTGGACGCAACCCTTTTTATTCGATCATTCTAGCGTTAGCTCCGGCTTTATTAGGCACCATCCTGATATTCATGGATCAGCAAATCACTTGTGTTATCGTCAACCGCAAAGAGTTTAAGTTGAAAAAGGGTTGCGGGTACCATTTGGACCTGTTTGTCTTAGCAATACTTATACAAATCTGCTCG gttatggGTTTGCCATGGTTCGTAGCCGCCACCGTCCTCTCAATTAACCACGTGAACTCCCTGAAACTGGAGTCGGAATGTGCCGCCCCCGGGGAGAAACCGCAATTTTTAGGGGTGCGAGAACAACG ggtaACACATATTCTAATCTTCTTGACAATCGGACTCTCCGTATTCCTTACGCCAATGCTGGGCCATATTCCTATGCCAGTACTGTTCGGAGTATTCCTATACATGGGCGTGTCATCACTTAAAGGTCTCCAGTTCTTCGAGAGGATCCTGATCATGTTCATGCCGAACAAATATCAACCCGACTACATGTTCCTGAGACAA GTTCCAATCAAAAGGGTCCATTTGTTCACCTTGATCCAGCTCGCCTGCCTGATCTGCCTCTGGTCGATCAAATCTTTCAGTTCCACCTCGATCCTGTTCCCACTTATGCTGGTGGTGATGATCGGCATCCGGAAGTCCCTCGACTGGATATTTACGCGTCGTGAGCTTAAGATCCTGGACGATCTGATGCCGGAGGTCACGAGGAGACATCAGCTGTTGAAAGATCAAAAG GATGTAGAAGATCCATGCCCTGAACAAAACCTTCTAAATGATAACCTAAAAATACCATTGGCCAATGGAAAAATAATGAACATTCCAATTTCCGCGATAAACATATCAGAAGAAGTGAACAAGACCGGAATATGGAAACAAGTGAACGATGGGAATGTTAAAAGCAAACCAAAAACTATGCCAAAGAAACTGAGTCCTAGGAAAGTAAG CCGCCTTAGGAAGACGAAACCGACCAAAAAGGACGCGGAActgaataaaaaattggaaaaaaaattatcgataatGAACGAAGAAGAGGACGAAGACGAGGGGATAACCATGAAG tgtgAAAACAAGTCTCTTATAAGGTACCGCAAGGACCTTTCGAACCTTAAAAACGGCCATACCACAGAGTCCCACGTTTAA
- the LOC126744245 gene encoding electroneutral sodium bicarbonate exchanger 1 isoform X4: MDQHDDEAPKDPRAEKEKHQSFDEKDFEGHRAHTVFVGVHVPTQRRHSHKHKKHHHRTSDGDKSASEEERPRVLVSRRRGLSISEDGEICTPPSQRVQFILGEDLGDEKHESHPLFSEMEELFVDGDEMEWKETARWIKFEEDVEEGGNRWSKPHVATLSLHSLFELRSLILNGTVILDMDASSIEQIADLVIDNMVNNNKLDFTKREKVKEALLKRHRHQHQRHKHGLPFIRSLQEIGRNHSTSKSCFTCVSVPTKKKRPRNNIEKNGSNSLVSGHEKPVRILKSASNVSISRNTSSSDLSNDLPQHNLAFMKKIPPGAEASNILVGEVDFLEKPLSAFIRLNTAQVLGDLTEVPVPTRFMFILLGPTNSTSGYHEIGRAMATLMSDEVFHEVAYKARNRGHLLAGVDEFLDAVTVLPPGEWDPAIRIEPPAAVPSQDNRKKPPEKVPEDFDEEEEEQKLREESGLARTGVLFGGLKNDLKRKIPWYWSDFKDAIALQCVASWIFLYFACLSPIITFGGLLAEATGKHMAAMESLVAGFVCGMGYGFFSGQPLTILGSTGPVLVFETIVYDFCTRMDWDYMSFRFWIGTWITVILLILVAIDASALVCYITRFTEENFATLIAFIFIYKAVENVLLIGKNFPINTSGSLNFSFECSCLVNDSVQVEHPEIANWTSFNKTICNKLNGTLVGYGCTNPPYAPDVFLMSILLFIGTFLLSVELKDFKNALFFPSKVRQFISDFAVIIAIVSMTLLDFWSNIPTPKLQVPHEFKPTLPSRGWIIPPFGRNPFYSIILALAPALLGTILIFMDQQITCVIVNRKEFKLKKGCGYHLDLFVLAILIQICSVMGLPWFVAATVLSINHVNSLKLESECAAPGEKPQFLGVREQRVTHILIFLTIGLSVFLTPMLGHIPMPVLFGVFLYMGVSSLKGLQFFERILIMFMPNKYQPDYMFLRQVPIKRVHLFTLIQLACLICLWSIKSFSSTSILFPLMLVVMIGIRKSLDWIFTRRELKILDDLMPEVTRRHQLLKDQKDVEDPCPEQNLLNDNLKIPLANGKIMNIPISAINISEEVNKTGIWKQVNDGNVKSKPKTMPKKLSPRKVSRLRKTKPTKKDAELNKKLEKKLSIMNEEEDEDEGITMKCENKSLIRYRKDLSNLKNGHTTESHV; this comes from the exons ATGGATCAGCATGACGATGAAGCACCGAAGGACCCAAGGGCCGAAAAGGAGAAACACCAATCGTTCGATGAAAAAGACTTCGAAG gGCATAGAGCTCATACGGTTTTCGTTGGGGTGCACGTACCTACCCAGCGGAGGCACTCGCATAAACATAAGAAGCATCACCATAGGACTTCTGATGGTGATAAATCAGCTTCTGAGGAAGAAAGACCAA GGGTATTAGTATCCAGAAGAAGAGGACTTAGTATCTCCGAGGACGGGGAGATAT GTACTCCGCCCTCCCAGAGGGTCCAGTTTATTTTGGGGGAGGATTTGGGCGACGAGAAGCACGAAAGTCACCCCTTGTTCTCTGAAATGGAGGAACTCTTTGTGGATGGGGATGAAATGGAATGGAAAGAGACCGCTAGATGGATCAAGTTTGAGGAAGATGTAGAAGAag GTGGAAATCGTTGGTCTAAACCGCACGTAGCCACCCTCTCCCTACACTCCCTATTCGAACTTCGCAGCTTAATCCTGAACGGAACGGTCATTTTGGATATGGATGCCTCATCCATAGAACAAATTGCCGATTTAGTCATCGATAATATGGTTAATAATAACAA ATTAGATTTTACCAAGAGGGAAAAAGTGAAAGAGGCTCTCCTGAAACGTCACAGACATCAGCACCAGAGGCATAAGCACGGATTGCCGTTCATCAGGTCTTTACAGGAAATCGGAAGGAATCACTCCACGTCAAAGA GCTGTTTCACTTGCGTTAGTGTACCAACAAAGAAAAAGAGACCGAgaaataacattgaaaaaaatGGGTCTAATAGTTTAGTTTCAG GTCATGAGAAGCCCGTAAGGATCCTAAAAAGTGCCAGTAACGTATCGATCAGTAGGAACACGAGCAGTTCGGACCTATCCAATGACCTCCCGCAGCACAATTTGGCATTTATGAAGAAAATTCCTCCAGGAGCTGAAGCGAGCAATATCCTGGTAGGAGAGgtggattttctggaaaagcCTTTGTCGGCCTTTATAAGGCTCAATACGGCACAAGTACTCGGAGACCTCACTGAAGTACCAGTACCCACTagatttatgtttatattattggGGCCCACCAATTCCACCTCAG GATATCACGAAATCGGTAGGGCGATGGCCACCCTAATGTCAGATGAGGTATTCCATGAAGTGGCATACAAGGCGAGAAATCGAGGTCATTTGTTAGCGGGCGTGGACGAGTTCCTGGATGCGGTAACGGTACTGCCTCCAGGCGAGTGGGATCCCGCCATAAGGATAGAACCACCCGCGGCGGTACCCTCGCAGGACAATAGAAAAAAACCACCCGAAAAGGTGCCCGAAGATTTCGACGAGGAAGAGGAGGAGCAGAAGTTAAG GGAGGAATCTGGACTGGCCAGGACTGGCGTACTTTTTGGGGGACTTAAGAACGACCTTAAAAGGAAAATCCCTTGGTACTGGTCGGATTTTAAGGATGCGATCGCCTTACAGTGCGTTGCCAGctggatatttttatattttgcttgTTTATCGCCGATTATTACTTTTGGCGGACTCTTGGCGGAAGCAACAG GCAAACATATGGCGGCAATGGAATCCCTTGTAGCCGGCTTCGTATGCGGAATGGGTTATGGATTCTTTTCAGGACAACCTTTAACCATTCTAGGCTCGACAG GTCCAGTCTTAGTATTCGAAACAATAGTCTACGACTTTTGCACCAGAATGGACTGGGACTACATGAGTTTCCGGTTCTGGATAGGAACCTGGATAACGGTGATCTTATTGATCCTGGTGGCGATCGATGCGAGTGCCCTCGTCTGTTACATCACCCGATTCACCGAGGAGAACTTCGCCACTTTGATCgcttttattttcatttataaagcGGTGGAGAACGTGTTACTGATCGGGAAGAATTTCCCGATAAACACCTCTGGATcgttgaatttttcttttgaatgtTCTTGTCTGGTTAACGATTCGGTGCAGGTGGAACATCCGGAAATTGCCAACTGGACCTcgtttaataaaactatttgcAAT aaattaaATGGGACTTTGGTGGGTTATGGATGTACTAATCCCCCATACGCCCCGGACGTGTTTTTGATGTCAATTCTGCTATTTATCGGTACGTTTTTGTTGTCGGTGGAGCTTAAGGATTTTAAGAATGCCCTATTTTTTCCCTCGAAG gttcGTCAATTTATAAGCGACTTCGCAGTGATCATAGCAATAGTTTCCATGACTTTATTGGACTTTTGGTCCAACATACCCACTCCTAAACTGCAAGTACCACACGAATTTAAACCAACTTTACCGAGCAGAGGGTGGATTATACCCCCGTTTGGACGCAACCCTTTTTATTCGATCATTCTAGCGTTAGCTCCGGCTTTATTAGGCACCATCCTGATATTCATGGATCAGCAAATCACTTGTGTTATCGTCAACCGCAAAGAGTTTAAGTTGAAAAAGGGTTGCGGGTACCATTTGGACCTGTTTGTCTTAGCAATACTTATACAAATCTGCTCG gttatggGTTTGCCATGGTTCGTAGCCGCCACCGTCCTCTCAATTAACCACGTGAACTCCCTGAAACTGGAGTCGGAATGTGCCGCCCCCGGGGAGAAACCGCAATTTTTAGGGGTGCGAGAACAACG ggtaACACATATTCTAATCTTCTTGACAATCGGACTCTCCGTATTCCTTACGCCAATGCTGGGCCATATTCCTATGCCAGTACTGTTCGGAGTATTCCTATACATGGGCGTGTCATCACTTAAAGGTCTCCAGTTCTTCGAGAGGATCCTGATCATGTTCATGCCGAACAAATATCAACCCGACTACATGTTCCTGAGACAA GTTCCAATCAAAAGGGTCCATTTGTTCACCTTGATCCAGCTCGCCTGCCTGATCTGCCTCTGGTCGATCAAATCTTTCAGTTCCACCTCGATCCTGTTCCCACTTATGCTGGTGGTGATGATCGGCATCCGGAAGTCCCTCGACTGGATATTTACGCGTCGTGAGCTTAAGATCCTGGACGATCTGATGCCGGAGGTCACGAGGAGACATCAGCTGTTGAAAGATCAAAAG GATGTAGAAGATCCATGCCCTGAACAAAACCTTCTAAATGATAACCTAAAAATACCATTGGCCAATGGAAAAATAATGAACATTCCAATTTCCGCGATAAACATATCAGAAGAAGTGAACAAGACCGGAATATGGAAACAAGTGAACGATGGGAATGTTAAAAGCAAACCAAAAACTATGCCAAAGAAACTGAGTCCTAGGAAAGTAAG CCGCCTTAGGAAGACGAAACCGACCAAAAAGGACGCGGAActgaataaaaaattggaaaaaaaattatcgataatGAACGAAGAAGAGGACGAAGACGAGGGGATAACCATGAAG tgtgAAAACAAGTCTCTTATAAGGTACCGCAAGGACCTTTCGAACCTTAAAAACGGCCATACCACAGAGTCCCACGTTTAA
- the LOC126744245 gene encoding sodium bicarbonate cotransporter 3 isoform X5 — protein sequence MDQHDDEAPKDPRAEKEKHQSFDEKDFEGHRAHTVFVGVHVPTQRRHSHKHKKHHHRTSDGDKSASEEERPRVLVSRRRGLSISEDGEICTPPSQRVQFILGEDLGDEKHESHPLFSEMEELFVDGDEMEWKETARWIKFEEDVEEGGNRWSKPHVATLSLHSLFELRSLILNGTVILDMDASSIEQIADLVIDNMVNNNKLDFTKREKVKEALLKRHRHQHQRHKHGLPFIRSLQEIGRNHSTSKIEEQSLSEQSGKPDFGKFLNVPGQGHEKPVRILKSASNVSISRNTSSSDLSNDLPQHNLAFMKKIPPGAEASNILVGEVDFLEKPLSAFIRLNTAQVLGDLTEVPVPTRFMFILLGPTNSTSGYHEIGRAMATLMSDEVFHEVAYKARNRGHLLAGVDEFLDAVTVLPPGEWDPAIRIEPPAAVPSQDNRKKPPEKVPEDFDEEEEEQKLREESGLARTGVLFGGLKNDLKRKIPWYWSDFKDAIALQCVASWIFLYFACLSPIITFGGLLAEATGKHMAAMESLVAGFVCGMGYGFFSGQPLTILGSTGPVLVFETIVYDFCTRMDWDYMSFRFWIGTWITVILLILVAIDASALVCYITRFTEENFATLIAFIFIYKAVENVLLIGKNFPINTSGSLNFSFECSCLVNDSVQVEHPEIANWTSFNKTICNKLNGTLVGYGCTNPPYAPDVFLMSILLFIGTFLLSVELKDFKNALFFPSKVRQFISDFAVIIAIVSMTLLDFWSNIPTPKLQVPHEFKPTLPSRGWIIPPFGRNPFYSIILALAPALLGTILIFMDQQITCVIVNRKEFKLKKGCGYHLDLFVLAILIQICSVMGLPWFVAATVLSINHVNSLKLESECAAPGEKPQFLGVREQRVTHILIFLTIGLSVFLTPMLGHIPMPVLFGVFLYMGVSSLKGLQFFERILIMFMPNKYQPDYMFLRQVPIKRVHLFTLIQLACLICLWSIKSFSSTSILFPLMLVVMIGIRKSLDWIFTRRELKILDDLMPEVTRRHQLLKDQKDVEDPCPEQNLLNDNLKIPLANGKIMNIPISAINISEEVNKTGIWKQVNDGNVKSKPKTMPKKLSPRKVSRLRKTKPTKKDAELNKKLEKKLSIMNEEEDEDEGITMKCENKSLIRYRKDLSNLKNGHTTESHV from the exons ATGGATCAGCATGACGATGAAGCACCGAAGGACCCAAGGGCCGAAAAGGAGAAACACCAATCGTTCGATGAAAAAGACTTCGAAG gGCATAGAGCTCATACGGTTTTCGTTGGGGTGCACGTACCTACCCAGCGGAGGCACTCGCATAAACATAAGAAGCATCACCATAGGACTTCTGATGGTGATAAATCAGCTTCTGAGGAAGAAAGACCAA GGGTATTAGTATCCAGAAGAAGAGGACTTAGTATCTCCGAGGACGGGGAGATAT GTACTCCGCCCTCCCAGAGGGTCCAGTTTATTTTGGGGGAGGATTTGGGCGACGAGAAGCACGAAAGTCACCCCTTGTTCTCTGAAATGGAGGAACTCTTTGTGGATGGGGATGAAATGGAATGGAAAGAGACCGCTAGATGGATCAAGTTTGAGGAAGATGTAGAAGAag GTGGAAATCGTTGGTCTAAACCGCACGTAGCCACCCTCTCCCTACACTCCCTATTCGAACTTCGCAGCTTAATCCTGAACGGAACGGTCATTTTGGATATGGATGCCTCATCCATAGAACAAATTGCCGATTTAGTCATCGATAATATGGTTAATAATAACAA ATTAGATTTTACCAAGAGGGAAAAAGTGAAAGAGGCTCTCCTGAAACGTCACAGACATCAGCACCAGAGGCATAAGCACGGATTGCCGTTCATCAGGTCTTTACAGGAAATCGGAAGGAATCACTCCACGTCAAAGA TTGAAGAACAGAGCCTTTCCGAACAGTCAGGCAAACCGGACTTTGGAAAATTCCTAAATGTCCCCGGACAGg GTCATGAGAAGCCCGTAAGGATCCTAAAAAGTGCCAGTAACGTATCGATCAGTAGGAACACGAGCAGTTCGGACCTATCCAATGACCTCCCGCAGCACAATTTGGCATTTATGAAGAAAATTCCTCCAGGAGCTGAAGCGAGCAATATCCTGGTAGGAGAGgtggattttctggaaaagcCTTTGTCGGCCTTTATAAGGCTCAATACGGCACAAGTACTCGGAGACCTCACTGAAGTACCAGTACCCACTagatttatgtttatattattggGGCCCACCAATTCCACCTCAG GATATCACGAAATCGGTAGGGCGATGGCCACCCTAATGTCAGATGAGGTATTCCATGAAGTGGCATACAAGGCGAGAAATCGAGGTCATTTGTTAGCGGGCGTGGACGAGTTCCTGGATGCGGTAACGGTACTGCCTCCAGGCGAGTGGGATCCCGCCATAAGGATAGAACCACCCGCGGCGGTACCCTCGCAGGACAATAGAAAAAAACCACCCGAAAAGGTGCCCGAAGATTTCGACGAGGAAGAGGAGGAGCAGAAGTTAAG GGAGGAATCTGGACTGGCCAGGACTGGCGTACTTTTTGGGGGACTTAAGAACGACCTTAAAAGGAAAATCCCTTGGTACTGGTCGGATTTTAAGGATGCGATCGCCTTACAGTGCGTTGCCAGctggatatttttatattttgcttgTTTATCGCCGATTATTACTTTTGGCGGACTCTTGGCGGAAGCAACAG GCAAACATATGGCGGCAATGGAATCCCTTGTAGCCGGCTTCGTATGCGGAATGGGTTATGGATTCTTTTCAGGACAACCTTTAACCATTCTAGGCTCGACAG GTCCAGTCTTAGTATTCGAAACAATAGTCTACGACTTTTGCACCAGAATGGACTGGGACTACATGAGTTTCCGGTTCTGGATAGGAACCTGGATAACGGTGATCTTATTGATCCTGGTGGCGATCGATGCGAGTGCCCTCGTCTGTTACATCACCCGATTCACCGAGGAGAACTTCGCCACTTTGATCgcttttattttcatttataaagcGGTGGAGAACGTGTTACTGATCGGGAAGAATTTCCCGATAAACACCTCTGGATcgttgaatttttcttttgaatgtTCTTGTCTGGTTAACGATTCGGTGCAGGTGGAACATCCGGAAATTGCCAACTGGACCTcgtttaataaaactatttgcAAT aaattaaATGGGACTTTGGTGGGTTATGGATGTACTAATCCCCCATACGCCCCGGACGTGTTTTTGATGTCAATTCTGCTATTTATCGGTACGTTTTTGTTGTCGGTGGAGCTTAAGGATTTTAAGAATGCCCTATTTTTTCCCTCGAAG gttcGTCAATTTATAAGCGACTTCGCAGTGATCATAGCAATAGTTTCCATGACTTTATTGGACTTTTGGTCCAACATACCCACTCCTAAACTGCAAGTACCACACGAATTTAAACCAACTTTACCGAGCAGAGGGTGGATTATACCCCCGTTTGGACGCAACCCTTTTTATTCGATCATTCTAGCGTTAGCTCCGGCTTTATTAGGCACCATCCTGATATTCATGGATCAGCAAATCACTTGTGTTATCGTCAACCGCAAAGAGTTTAAGTTGAAAAAGGGTTGCGGGTACCATTTGGACCTGTTTGTCTTAGCAATACTTATACAAATCTGCTCG gttatggGTTTGCCATGGTTCGTAGCCGCCACCGTCCTCTCAATTAACCACGTGAACTCCCTGAAACTGGAGTCGGAATGTGCCGCCCCCGGGGAGAAACCGCAATTTTTAGGGGTGCGAGAACAACG ggtaACACATATTCTAATCTTCTTGACAATCGGACTCTCCGTATTCCTTACGCCAATGCTGGGCCATATTCCTATGCCAGTACTGTTCGGAGTATTCCTATACATGGGCGTGTCATCACTTAAAGGTCTCCAGTTCTTCGAGAGGATCCTGATCATGTTCATGCCGAACAAATATCAACCCGACTACATGTTCCTGAGACAA GTTCCAATCAAAAGGGTCCATTTGTTCACCTTGATCCAGCTCGCCTGCCTGATCTGCCTCTGGTCGATCAAATCTTTCAGTTCCACCTCGATCCTGTTCCCACTTATGCTGGTGGTGATGATCGGCATCCGGAAGTCCCTCGACTGGATATTTACGCGTCGTGAGCTTAAGATCCTGGACGATCTGATGCCGGAGGTCACGAGGAGACATCAGCTGTTGAAAGATCAAAAG GATGTAGAAGATCCATGCCCTGAACAAAACCTTCTAAATGATAACCTAAAAATACCATTGGCCAATGGAAAAATAATGAACATTCCAATTTCCGCGATAAACATATCAGAAGAAGTGAACAAGACCGGAATATGGAAACAAGTGAACGATGGGAATGTTAAAAGCAAACCAAAAACTATGCCAAAGAAACTGAGTCCTAGGAAAGTAAG CCGCCTTAGGAAGACGAAACCGACCAAAAAGGACGCGGAActgaataaaaaattggaaaaaaaattatcgataatGAACGAAGAAGAGGACGAAGACGAGGGGATAACCATGAAG tgtgAAAACAAGTCTCTTATAAGGTACCGCAAGGACCTTTCGAACCTTAAAAACGGCCATACCACAGAGTCCCACGTTTAA